One Streptomyces sp. V4I8 genomic window carries:
- a CDS encoding DNA topoisomerase (ATP-hydrolyzing) subunit A, translated as MARRSTKNPPPDDSYEEKILDIDVVDEMQGSFLEYAYSVIYSRALPDARDGLKPVHRRIVYQMNEMGLRPDRGYVKCARVVGEVMGKLHPHGDASIYDALVRMAQPFSMRVPLVDGHGNFGSLGNDDPPAAMRYTECRQAQATSLMTESIDEDTVDFTPNYDGQEREPVVLPAAFPNLLVNGASGIAVGMATNMPPHNLSEVIAAARHLIRYPNADLDALMKYVPGPDLPTGGRIVGLSGIRDAYETGRGTFKIRATVSVETVTARRKGIVITELPFAVGPEKVIAKIKDLVGSKKLQGIADVKDLTDREHGLRLVIEIKNGFVPEAVLEQLYKLTPMEESFGINNVALVDGQPLTLGLKELLEVYLDHRFEVVRRRSEFRRTKRRDRLHLVEGLLTALVDIDEVIRLIRSSENSAQAKERLMERFSLSEVQTQYILDTPLRRLTKYDRIELEAEKDRLNEEIAELTRILDSDAELRKLVSAELASVAKKFGTERRTVLLESAGTPVTTVSLQVADDPCRVLLSSTGLLARTANGDPFTEDGEARRSKHDVIVSAVPATARGEVGAVTSSGRLLRINVVDLPQLPETASRPNLSGGAPLSEFVSLEGDETLICLTTLDESSPGLAIGTEQGVVKRVVPDYPSNKDELEVITLKEGDRIVGAVELRTGEEDLVFIADDAQLLRYQASQVRPQGRAAGGMAGIKLAEGAKVISFTAVDPAVDAVVFTVAGSRGTLDDSVQTTAKMTPFDQYPRKGRATGGVRCQRFLKGEDCLSVAWAGAVPARAAQKNGTPAELPEIDPRRDGSGVSLPKTVSVVAGPV; from the coding sequence ATGGCCCGCCGCAGCACGAAGAACCCGCCGCCCGACGACTCGTACGAGGAGAAGATCCTCGACATCGACGTCGTCGACGAGATGCAGGGCTCCTTCCTCGAGTACGCGTACTCGGTCATCTACTCGCGGGCCCTGCCGGACGCCCGCGACGGCCTCAAGCCGGTGCACCGCCGCATCGTCTACCAGATGAACGAGATGGGCCTGCGCCCCGACCGCGGCTATGTGAAGTGCGCCCGCGTCGTCGGCGAGGTCATGGGTAAGTTGCACCCGCACGGCGACGCGTCGATCTACGACGCCCTGGTGCGCATGGCCCAGCCCTTCTCGATGCGCGTCCCGCTGGTCGACGGCCACGGCAACTTCGGCTCACTGGGCAACGACGACCCGCCGGCCGCCATGCGGTACACCGAGTGCCGGCAGGCCCAGGCGACGAGCCTGATGACCGAGTCGATCGACGAGGACACGGTCGACTTCACGCCCAACTACGACGGCCAGGAGCGGGAGCCGGTGGTCCTGCCGGCCGCCTTCCCGAACCTCCTCGTCAACGGCGCCTCCGGCATCGCCGTCGGCATGGCCACCAACATGCCGCCCCACAACCTCTCCGAGGTCATCGCGGCCGCCCGCCATCTGATCCGTTACCCGAACGCGGATCTGGACGCGCTGATGAAGTACGTCCCGGGCCCCGACCTGCCCACCGGCGGCCGGATCGTCGGCCTCTCCGGAATCCGGGACGCGTACGAGACGGGCCGCGGCACCTTCAAGATCCGCGCGACCGTGTCCGTGGAGACGGTGACCGCCCGCCGCAAGGGCATCGTCATCACCGAACTGCCGTTCGCGGTCGGTCCGGAGAAGGTGATCGCCAAGATCAAGGACCTGGTCGGCTCGAAGAAGCTGCAGGGCATCGCCGACGTCAAGGACCTCACGGACCGCGAGCACGGCCTGCGCCTGGTCATCGAGATCAAGAACGGCTTCGTGCCGGAAGCCGTCCTGGAGCAGTTGTACAAGCTGACGCCGATGGAGGAGTCCTTCGGCATCAACAACGTCGCGCTGGTCGACGGCCAGCCCCTCACCCTGGGCCTCAAGGAACTGCTGGAGGTCTACCTCGACCACCGCTTCGAGGTCGTACGGCGTCGCAGCGAGTTCCGCCGCACCAAGCGTCGCGACCGGCTGCACCTGGTCGAGGGCCTGCTCACGGCTCTGGTGGACATCGACGAGGTCATCCGGCTGATCCGGTCCAGCGAGAACTCCGCGCAGGCGAAGGAGCGCCTGATGGAGCGCTTCTCGCTGAGCGAGGTCCAGACCCAGTACATCCTGGACACGCCGCTGCGCCGGCTCACCAAGTACGACCGCATCGAGCTGGAGGCGGAGAAGGACCGGCTCAACGAGGAGATCGCCGAGCTGACCCGGATCCTGGACTCGGACGCGGAGCTGCGCAAGCTGGTCTCCGCCGAACTGGCCTCGGTCGCCAAGAAGTTCGGCACCGAGCGCCGTACGGTCCTGCTGGAGTCGGCGGGCACGCCGGTCACGACCGTGTCGCTGCAGGTGGCGGACGACCCGTGCCGGGTGCTGCTGTCCTCGACGGGTCTGCTGGCCCGTACGGCGAACGGCGACCCCTTCACGGAGGACGGCGAGGCCAGGCGCTCCAAGCACGATGTGATCGTCTCGGCGGTGCCGGCCACGGCCCGCGGTGAGGTGGGCGCGGTGACGTCCTCGGGCCGTCTGCTGCGGATCAATGTCGTCGATCTGCCGCAGCTGCCGGAGACAGCGTCGAGACCGAACCTCTCGGGCGGCGCGCCGCTGTCGGAGTTCGTCTCCCTGGAGGGCGACGAGACCCTGATCTGTCTGACCACGCTCGACGAGTCGTCGCCGGGCCTGGCGATCGGCACCGAACAGGGCGTCGTCAAGCGCGTGGTGCCCGACTACCCGTCCAACAAGGACGAGTTGGAGGTCATCACCCTGAAGGAGGGCGACCGGATCGTCGGTGCGGTCGAGCTGCGCACCGGGGAGGAGGACCTGGTCTTCATCGCGGACGACGCCCAGCTGCTGCGCTACCAGGCCTCGCAGGTCCGCCCGCAGGGCCGCGCCGCCGGCGGCATGGCGGGCATCAAGCTCGCCGAGGGTGCGAAGGTGATCTCCTTCACGGCGGTGGACCCGGCCGTCGACGCGGTGGTGTTCACGGTCGCGGGCTCGCGCGGCACGCTGGACGACTCGGTCCAGACGACGGCCAAGATGACCCCGTTCGACCAGTACCCGCGCAAGGGCCGCGCGACCGGTGGTGTGCGCTGCCAGCGGTTCCTGAAGGGCGAGGACTGTCTGTCCGTGGCCTGGGCGGGCGCCGTGCCGGCACGGGCCGCGCAGAAGAACGGCACTCCGGCCGAGCTCCCGGAGATCGACCCGCGCCGCGACGGCTCGGGCGTGTCACTGCCCAAGACGGTGTCGGTGGTGGCCGGCCCGGTCTAG
- a CDS encoding DUF6082 family protein has translation MATQKSGARGLGTAAAAGLGLMTGALAALAAQRHVINSLRMRLDRLEQVAHDQRHTNLANQQRLHWELLSKAIDSPELAEVLDIFEVPTSPQKRRQYLFANALYTNALFYYRVGNITREEFFGYIRGLLQNPVVREYWHATQGQRATLVDGSDEAMLGRMVDGLLRQLEEADVEEWWVVGEPPAE, from the coding sequence ATGGCCACACAGAAGTCTGGAGCACGAGGGCTGGGAACAGCCGCGGCAGCGGGCCTGGGCTTGATGACGGGAGCCCTCGCCGCGCTGGCCGCGCAACGGCACGTGATCAACTCATTACGCATGCGCCTCGACCGCTTGGAGCAGGTCGCACATGACCAGCGCCACACCAATCTGGCCAACCAGCAGCGTCTCCACTGGGAACTGCTGAGCAAAGCGATCGACAGCCCCGAACTGGCCGAGGTGCTGGACATCTTCGAAGTTCCGACGTCCCCCCAGAAACGACGTCAATACCTCTTCGCCAACGCCCTTTACACCAACGCCCTGTTCTACTACCGGGTCGGCAACATCACCCGCGAGGAGTTCTTCGGTTACATCCGCGGCCTGCTGCAGAACCCTGTGGTCAGGGAGTACTGGCATGCGACTCAGGGCCAGCGGGCGACTCTCGTGGACGGCTCGGACGAGGCAATGCTCGGGCGAATGGTCGACGGTCTGCTGCGGCAGCTCGAGGAGGCGGACGTCGAGGAATGGTGGGTGGTCGGGGAACCTCCGGCCGAGTAG
- a CDS encoding GTP-binding protein produces the protein MSQPSPGPRQIPQQIPVVVLAGFLGSGKTTLLNHLLHRSGGTRIGAIVNDFGAIEIDAMAVAGALGDSTVSLGNGCLCCAVDASELDVYLERLARPSTGIDVIVIEASGLAEPQELVRMVLASEHPGIVYGGLVEVVDAAEFEDTRAKHPEIDRHLALADLVVVNKLDRAADGERVLDLVHGLTDRAAVVPATYGRIDPEFLFDCRPSEERVGQLSFDDLHDHADDHTGDGNDSGKGNDTDRDHHGHLHTAYDSVSFVSEVPLDPRRLMAFLDSRPEGLYRIKGYVDFGPHDTANRYAVHAVGRFLRFYPERWNAADARLTQLVLIGSGIDASALGKELEACESDAPHADEHGMWGVLRYVPEAEEGAPASQEA, from the coding sequence TTGAGCCAGCCGAGCCCTGGTCCGCGGCAGATTCCGCAGCAGATCCCGGTCGTCGTCCTCGCCGGATTCCTCGGTTCCGGCAAGACGACGCTCCTCAACCACCTCCTCCACCGCAGCGGAGGCACCCGTATCGGTGCCATCGTCAACGACTTCGGCGCCATCGAGATCGACGCCATGGCGGTCGCCGGCGCGCTCGGCGACTCCACCGTCTCCCTCGGGAACGGCTGCCTGTGCTGCGCGGTCGACGCCAGTGAGCTGGATGTCTACCTGGAGCGGCTCGCCCGGCCGTCCACCGGCATCGACGTCATCGTCATCGAGGCCAGCGGGCTCGCCGAGCCCCAGGAACTGGTGCGCATGGTGCTCGCCAGCGAGCATCCGGGCATTGTGTACGGCGGGCTGGTCGAGGTGGTCGACGCCGCCGAGTTCGAGGACACACGCGCGAAGCACCCCGAGATCGACCGGCACCTCGCCCTCGCCGACCTTGTCGTGGTCAACAAGCTCGACCGGGCGGCGGACGGCGAGCGCGTACTCGATCTGGTCCACGGGCTCACCGACCGCGCCGCCGTCGTCCCCGCCACCTACGGCCGTATCGACCCCGAGTTCCTCTTCGACTGCCGCCCCAGCGAGGAGCGCGTCGGGCAGTTGTCCTTCGACGACCTGCACGACCATGCCGACGACCACACCGGCGACGGCAACGACAGCGGCAAGGGCAACGACACGGACCGCGACCATCACGGTCACCTGCACACCGCCTACGACAGCGTGTCCTTCGTCTCCGAAGTCCCCCTTGATCCCCGCCGGTTGATGGCGTTCCTGGACAGCAGGCCGGAGGGGCTGTACCGGATCAAGGGGTACGTCGACTTCGGCCCGCACGACACCGCCAACCGCTACGCCGTCCACGCCGTCGGGCGCTTCCTCCGCTTCTACCCGGAGCGGTGGAACGCCGCCGACGCGCGCCTCACTCAGCTGGTTCTCATCGGCTCCGGCATCGATGCCTCCGCTCTCGGCAAGGAACTGGAGGCCTGCGAGAGCGACGCCCCACACGCCGACGAACATGGCATGTGGGGCGTTCTGCGGTACGTACCGGAGGCGGAGGAAGGGGCCCCCGCCTCCCAGGAGGCCTAG